The following are encoded in a window of Scophthalmus maximus strain ysfricsl-2021 chromosome 2, ASM2237912v1, whole genome shotgun sequence genomic DNA:
- the aifm1 gene encoding apoptosis-inducing factor 1, mitochondrial isoform X5, whose product MPVHISFTLFGFSCNDKAPSVDSTLAYPKVPSHAPYLLIGGGTASFAAARSIRARDPGAKVLIVTAEPDLPYMRPPLSKELWFSDDASVTETLRFKQWNGKERSIYFQPPSFYIPAEELESAENGGVAVLTGKKVVHMDVRGNKIKLDDDTEISYDKCLIATGGIPRNLQAIERAGEEVMKRTTLFRKVDDFKSLDKVSRNSKSITIIGGGFLGSELACALGRRSTEADLEVIQMFPEKGNMGKVLPEYLSNWTTEKVKREGVKVISEALVKSVTHKDDKLEIQLKDGRLVTTDHIVAAVGLEPNVDLAKSAGLEVDSDFGGFRVNAELQARSNIWVAGDAACFYDIRLGRRRVEHHDHAVVSGRLAGENMTGANKPYWHQSMFWSDLGPDVGYEAIGIVDSSLPTVGVFAKATAKDTPKAATEKSGTGIRSESETEDTAISPVASSTPAPTVGQHRDNYGKGVIFYLRDKVVVGIILWNVFNRMPIARKIIKDGEEHADLNEVAKLFNIHED is encoded by the exons ATGCCTGTTCATATCTCCTTCACGTTGTTTGGGTTCTCTTGTAATGATAAAG CTCCATCAGTGGACTCCACCCTTGCCTATCCAAAGGTGCCCTCACACGCCCCCTACCTCCTGATTGGTGGAGGCACGGCCTCTTTTGCTGCTGCCCGGTCTATTCGAGCCAGAGACCCCGGTGCCAAG GTATTAATTGTGACTGCCGAGCCAGACCTTCCATACATGAGACCACCTCTTTCCAAGGAACTGTGGTTCTCTGACGACGCCAGTGTGACAGAAACGCTGCGGTTCAAACAGTggaatggaaaagaaagaag TATCTACTTCCAGCCGCCATCATTCTACATTCCAGCAGAAGAATTGGAAAGTGCAGAGAATGGGGGAGTGGCTGTTCTCACTGGCAAAAAG GTTGTTCACATGGATGTGAGagggaacaaaataaaactggacGATGATACTGAGATTTCATACGACAAGTGTTTGATTGCCACAG GCGGAATACCGAGAAATCTGCAGGCCATtgaaagagcaggagaggaggtgatgaagaggacaaCTCTGTTCCGCAAG gtggaTGACTTCAAATCTTTGGACAAAGTCTCCAGAAACTCCAAGTCCATCACAATCATTGGAGGCGGCTTCTTGGGCAGCGAGCTGGCCTGTGCCCTCGGCAGGAGAT cAACCGAGGCTGATCTGGAAGTGATACAGATGTTCCCCGAGAAGGGAAACATGGGAAAAGTGCTGCCTGAGTATCTGAGTAACTGGACAACAGAAAAAGTCAAGAGAG AGGGCGTCAAAGTCATCTCGGAAGCTTTGGTGAAATCTGTGACCCACAAAGATGATAAACTAGAAATCCAACTGAAGGATGGCCGATTA GTGACAACTGATCACATTGTCGCAGCCGTTGGCCTGGAGCCCAATGTTGACCTGGCCAAGTCAGCAGGTCTGGAGGTGGACTCAGACTTTGGTGGCTTTCGGGTCAATGCAGAGCTGCAAGCAAGATCTAATATTTGGGTG GCAGGAGATGCTGCATGTTTCTACGACATCAGACTGGGCCGCAGACGAGTGGAGCACCACGATCACGCTGTCGTGAGTGGTAGACTGGCAGGAGAGAACATGACGGGAGCAAACAAACCCTACTGGCATCAGTCTATGTTCTG GAGTGACCTGGGGCCCGATGTGGGCTATGAGGCCATTGGGATTGTTGACAGTAGCCTGCCAACAGTAGGGGTGTTTGCCAAAGCCACTGCCAAGGACACGCCTAAAGCTGCTACGGAGAAATCAG GAACTGGGATCCGCTCAGAAAGTGAAACGGAGGACACGGCCATCAGCCCGGTGGCCTCCTCAACACCTGCTCCCACCGTGGGGCAGCACAGAGACAACTATGGCAAAGGAGTCATCTTCTACCTGCGAGACAAGGTGGTGGTGGGCATCATCCTTTGGAACGTGTTCAACAGAATGCCCATTGCAAGGAAG ATTATCAAGGATGGAGAGGAGCATGCAGATCTAAACGAAGTGGCCAAGCTGTTCAACATCCACGAGGATTAG
- the aifm1 gene encoding apoptosis-inducing factor 1, mitochondrial isoform X2: MLKCRTAWRKLAPLARASSTLCRHNVRRAGLNDGRQVRVPVAHMSIGPSGAGGEKKLYFLLTGAATLCGGVYAYRTVKGDQKRYEERMEELSSRPHKAAAHKTIPAASEPPAVPEAAAPEAEAAAPEAEAAAPEAEAAAPEAEVAAPEAEAAAPEAPPSPVEPIPPAPDAEAAAPSETAEPPPAEEHAVEASPEEAAEPPAAPVVEEVLPEPATPPEPSPAEQTEPPPAPEVESEPAAAETTAAEPAKPQPEAVAESAPSVDSTLAYPKVPSHAPYLLIGGGTASFAAARSIRARDPGAKVLIVTAEPDLPYMRPPLSKELWFSDDASVTETLRFKQWNGKERSIYFQPPSFYIPAEELESAENGGVAVLTGKKVVHMDVRGNKIKLDDDTEISYDKCLIATGGIPRNLQAIERAGEEVMKRTTLFRKVDDFKSLDKVSRNSKSITIIGGGFLGSELACALGRRSTEADLEVIQMFPEKGNMGKVLPEYLSNWTTEKVKREGVKVISEALVKSVTHKDDKLEIQLKDGRLVTTDHIVAAVGLEPNVDLAKSAGLEVDSDFGGFRVNAELQARSNIWVAGDAACFYDIRLGRRRVEHHDHAVVSGRLAGENMTGANKPYWHQSMFWSDLGPDVGYEAIGIVDSSLPTVGVFAKATAKDTPKAATEKSGTGIRSESETEDTAISPVASSTPAPTVGQHRDNYGKGVIFYLRDKVVVGIILWNVFNRMPIARKIIKDGEEHADLNEVAKLFNIHED, encoded by the exons ATGCTGAAATGTAGGACTGCGTGGAGGAAGCTTGCACCTCTAGCTAGAGCCTCGTCAACTCTGTGCAGGCACAACGTGAGAAGAGCAG GGTTGAACGATGGCCGACAAGTGCGTGTACCGGTGGCCCACATGTCCATCGGACCTTCCGGGGCAGGAGGTGAAAAAAAGTTGTACTTCCTCCTAACGGGAGCAGCCACCCTTTGTGGGGGAGTATAT GCTTACCGAACCGTCAAGGGCGACCAAAAAAGATATGAGGAACGCATGGAAGAACTTTCATCCAGACCACACAAAGCAGCCGCACACAAAACCATACCCGCCGCATCAGAGCCTCCTG CCGTCCCTGAGGCTGCTGCACCTGAagctgaggctgctgcacctgaagctgaggctgctgcacccgaggctgaggctgctgcaccCGAGGCTGAGGTTGCTGCACCTGAagctgaggctgctgcaccAGAGGCCCCACCTTCACCTGTGGAGCCGATCCCTCCAGCTCCTGATGCTGAAGCAGCGGCTCCCAGTGAAACAGCTGAACCTCCCCCAG CAGAGGAGCATGCAGTTGAAGCCTCcccagaagaagcagcagagccACCGGCTGCACCTGTAGTGGAGGAGG TGCTGCCAGAACCAGCAACCCCACCTGAGCCGTCCCCAGCTGAGCAAACAGAGCCACCTCCTGCACCTGAGGTGGAGAGTG aacctgcagcagcagaaaccaCGGCAGCAGAACCAGCCAAGCCTCAGCCTGAAGCTGTGGCAGAGAGTG CTCCATCAGTGGACTCCACCCTTGCCTATCCAAAGGTGCCCTCACACGCCCCCTACCTCCTGATTGGTGGAGGCACGGCCTCTTTTGCTGCTGCCCGGTCTATTCGAGCCAGAGACCCCGGTGCCAAG GTATTAATTGTGACTGCCGAGCCAGACCTTCCATACATGAGACCACCTCTTTCCAAGGAACTGTGGTTCTCTGACGACGCCAGTGTGACAGAAACGCTGCGGTTCAAACAGTggaatggaaaagaaagaag TATCTACTTCCAGCCGCCATCATTCTACATTCCAGCAGAAGAATTGGAAAGTGCAGAGAATGGGGGAGTGGCTGTTCTCACTGGCAAAAAG GTTGTTCACATGGATGTGAGagggaacaaaataaaactggacGATGATACTGAGATTTCATACGACAAGTGTTTGATTGCCACAG GCGGAATACCGAGAAATCTGCAGGCCATtgaaagagcaggagaggaggtgatgaagaggacaaCTCTGTTCCGCAAG gtggaTGACTTCAAATCTTTGGACAAAGTCTCCAGAAACTCCAAGTCCATCACAATCATTGGAGGCGGCTTCTTGGGCAGCGAGCTGGCCTGTGCCCTCGGCAGGAGAT cAACCGAGGCTGATCTGGAAGTGATACAGATGTTCCCCGAGAAGGGAAACATGGGAAAAGTGCTGCCTGAGTATCTGAGTAACTGGACAACAGAAAAAGTCAAGAGAG AGGGCGTCAAAGTCATCTCGGAAGCTTTGGTGAAATCTGTGACCCACAAAGATGATAAACTAGAAATCCAACTGAAGGATGGCCGATTA GTGACAACTGATCACATTGTCGCAGCCGTTGGCCTGGAGCCCAATGTTGACCTGGCCAAGTCAGCAGGTCTGGAGGTGGACTCAGACTTTGGTGGCTTTCGGGTCAATGCAGAGCTGCAAGCAAGATCTAATATTTGGGTG GCAGGAGATGCTGCATGTTTCTACGACATCAGACTGGGCCGCAGACGAGTGGAGCACCACGATCACGCTGTCGTGAGTGGTAGACTGGCAGGAGAGAACATGACGGGAGCAAACAAACCCTACTGGCATCAGTCTATGTTCTG GAGTGACCTGGGGCCCGATGTGGGCTATGAGGCCATTGGGATTGTTGACAGTAGCCTGCCAACAGTAGGGGTGTTTGCCAAAGCCACTGCCAAGGACACGCCTAAAGCTGCTACGGAGAAATCAG GAACTGGGATCCGCTCAGAAAGTGAAACGGAGGACACGGCCATCAGCCCGGTGGCCTCCTCAACACCTGCTCCCACCGTGGGGCAGCACAGAGACAACTATGGCAAAGGAGTCATCTTCTACCTGCGAGACAAGGTGGTGGTGGGCATCATCCTTTGGAACGTGTTCAACAGAATGCCCATTGCAAGGAAG ATTATCAAGGATGGAGAGGAGCATGCAGATCTAAACGAAGTGGCCAAGCTGTTCAACATCCACGAGGATTAG
- the aifm1 gene encoding apoptosis-inducing factor 1, mitochondrial isoform X1, with protein sequence MLKCRTAWRKLAPLARASSTLCRHNVRRAGLNDGRQVRVPVAHMSIGPSGAGGEKKLYFLLTGAATLCGGVYAYRTVKGDQKRYEERMEELSSRPHKAAAHKTIPAASEPPAAAANETESVPEAAAPEAEAAAPEAEAAAPEAEAAAPEAEVAAPEAEAAAPEAPPSPVEPIPPAPDAEAAAPSETAEPPPAEEHAVEASPEEAAEPPAAPVVEEVLPEPATPPEPSPAEQTEPPPAPEVESEPAAAETTAAEPAKPQPEAVAESAPSVDSTLAYPKVPSHAPYLLIGGGTASFAAARSIRARDPGAKVLIVTAEPDLPYMRPPLSKELWFSDDASVTETLRFKQWNGKERSIYFQPPSFYIPAEELESAENGGVAVLTGKKVVHMDVRGNKIKLDDDTEISYDKCLIATGGIPRNLQAIERAGEEVMKRTTLFRKVDDFKSLDKVSRNSKSITIIGGGFLGSELACALGRRSTEADLEVIQMFPEKGNMGKVLPEYLSNWTTEKVKREGVKVISEALVKSVTHKDDKLEIQLKDGRLVTTDHIVAAVGLEPNVDLAKSAGLEVDSDFGGFRVNAELQARSNIWVAGDAACFYDIRLGRRRVEHHDHAVVSGRLAGENMTGANKPYWHQSMFWSDLGPDVGYEAIGIVDSSLPTVGVFAKATAKDTPKAATEKSGTGIRSESETEDTAISPVASSTPAPTVGQHRDNYGKGVIFYLRDKVVVGIILWNVFNRMPIARKIIKDGEEHADLNEVAKLFNIHED encoded by the exons ATGCTGAAATGTAGGACTGCGTGGAGGAAGCTTGCACCTCTAGCTAGAGCCTCGTCAACTCTGTGCAGGCACAACGTGAGAAGAGCAG GGTTGAACGATGGCCGACAAGTGCGTGTACCGGTGGCCCACATGTCCATCGGACCTTCCGGGGCAGGAGGTGAAAAAAAGTTGTACTTCCTCCTAACGGGAGCAGCCACCCTTTGTGGGGGAGTATAT GCTTACCGAACCGTCAAGGGCGACCAAAAAAGATATGAGGAACGCATGGAAGAACTTTCATCCAGACCACACAAAGCAGCCGCACACAAAACCATACCCGCCGCATCAGAGCCTCCTG CTGCGGCAGCCAATGAGACAGAGT CCGTCCCTGAGGCTGCTGCACCTGAagctgaggctgctgcacctgaagctgaggctgctgcacccgaggctgaggctgctgcaccCGAGGCTGAGGTTGCTGCACCTGAagctgaggctgctgcaccAGAGGCCCCACCTTCACCTGTGGAGCCGATCCCTCCAGCTCCTGATGCTGAAGCAGCGGCTCCCAGTGAAACAGCTGAACCTCCCCCAG CAGAGGAGCATGCAGTTGAAGCCTCcccagaagaagcagcagagccACCGGCTGCACCTGTAGTGGAGGAGG TGCTGCCAGAACCAGCAACCCCACCTGAGCCGTCCCCAGCTGAGCAAACAGAGCCACCTCCTGCACCTGAGGTGGAGAGTG aacctgcagcagcagaaaccaCGGCAGCAGAACCAGCCAAGCCTCAGCCTGAAGCTGTGGCAGAGAGTG CTCCATCAGTGGACTCCACCCTTGCCTATCCAAAGGTGCCCTCACACGCCCCCTACCTCCTGATTGGTGGAGGCACGGCCTCTTTTGCTGCTGCCCGGTCTATTCGAGCCAGAGACCCCGGTGCCAAG GTATTAATTGTGACTGCCGAGCCAGACCTTCCATACATGAGACCACCTCTTTCCAAGGAACTGTGGTTCTCTGACGACGCCAGTGTGACAGAAACGCTGCGGTTCAAACAGTggaatggaaaagaaagaag TATCTACTTCCAGCCGCCATCATTCTACATTCCAGCAGAAGAATTGGAAAGTGCAGAGAATGGGGGAGTGGCTGTTCTCACTGGCAAAAAG GTTGTTCACATGGATGTGAGagggaacaaaataaaactggacGATGATACTGAGATTTCATACGACAAGTGTTTGATTGCCACAG GCGGAATACCGAGAAATCTGCAGGCCATtgaaagagcaggagaggaggtgatgaagaggacaaCTCTGTTCCGCAAG gtggaTGACTTCAAATCTTTGGACAAAGTCTCCAGAAACTCCAAGTCCATCACAATCATTGGAGGCGGCTTCTTGGGCAGCGAGCTGGCCTGTGCCCTCGGCAGGAGAT cAACCGAGGCTGATCTGGAAGTGATACAGATGTTCCCCGAGAAGGGAAACATGGGAAAAGTGCTGCCTGAGTATCTGAGTAACTGGACAACAGAAAAAGTCAAGAGAG AGGGCGTCAAAGTCATCTCGGAAGCTTTGGTGAAATCTGTGACCCACAAAGATGATAAACTAGAAATCCAACTGAAGGATGGCCGATTA GTGACAACTGATCACATTGTCGCAGCCGTTGGCCTGGAGCCCAATGTTGACCTGGCCAAGTCAGCAGGTCTGGAGGTGGACTCAGACTTTGGTGGCTTTCGGGTCAATGCAGAGCTGCAAGCAAGATCTAATATTTGGGTG GCAGGAGATGCTGCATGTTTCTACGACATCAGACTGGGCCGCAGACGAGTGGAGCACCACGATCACGCTGTCGTGAGTGGTAGACTGGCAGGAGAGAACATGACGGGAGCAAACAAACCCTACTGGCATCAGTCTATGTTCTG GAGTGACCTGGGGCCCGATGTGGGCTATGAGGCCATTGGGATTGTTGACAGTAGCCTGCCAACAGTAGGGGTGTTTGCCAAAGCCACTGCCAAGGACACGCCTAAAGCTGCTACGGAGAAATCAG GAACTGGGATCCGCTCAGAAAGTGAAACGGAGGACACGGCCATCAGCCCGGTGGCCTCCTCAACACCTGCTCCCACCGTGGGGCAGCACAGAGACAACTATGGCAAAGGAGTCATCTTCTACCTGCGAGACAAGGTGGTGGTGGGCATCATCCTTTGGAACGTGTTCAACAGAATGCCCATTGCAAGGAAG ATTATCAAGGATGGAGAGGAGCATGCAGATCTAAACGAAGTGGCCAAGCTGTTCAACATCCACGAGGATTAG
- the aifm1 gene encoding apoptosis-inducing factor 1, mitochondrial isoform X3: protein MLKCRTAWRKLAPLARASSTLCRHNVRRAGLNDGRQVRVPVAHMSIGPSGAGGEKKLYFLLTGAATLCGGVYAYRTVKGDQKRYEERMEELSSRPHKAAAHKTIPAASEPPAAAANETESVPEAAAPEAEAAAPEAEAAAPEAEAAAPEAEVAAPEAEAAAPEAPPSPVEPIPPAPDAEAAAPSETAEPPPAEEHAVEASPEEAAEPPAAPVVEEAPSVDSTLAYPKVPSHAPYLLIGGGTASFAAARSIRARDPGAKVLIVTAEPDLPYMRPPLSKELWFSDDASVTETLRFKQWNGKERSIYFQPPSFYIPAEELESAENGGVAVLTGKKVVHMDVRGNKIKLDDDTEISYDKCLIATGGIPRNLQAIERAGEEVMKRTTLFRKVDDFKSLDKVSRNSKSITIIGGGFLGSELACALGRRSTEADLEVIQMFPEKGNMGKVLPEYLSNWTTEKVKREGVKVISEALVKSVTHKDDKLEIQLKDGRLVTTDHIVAAVGLEPNVDLAKSAGLEVDSDFGGFRVNAELQARSNIWVAGDAACFYDIRLGRRRVEHHDHAVVSGRLAGENMTGANKPYWHQSMFWSDLGPDVGYEAIGIVDSSLPTVGVFAKATAKDTPKAATEKSGTGIRSESETEDTAISPVASSTPAPTVGQHRDNYGKGVIFYLRDKVVVGIILWNVFNRMPIARKIIKDGEEHADLNEVAKLFNIHED, encoded by the exons ATGCTGAAATGTAGGACTGCGTGGAGGAAGCTTGCACCTCTAGCTAGAGCCTCGTCAACTCTGTGCAGGCACAACGTGAGAAGAGCAG GGTTGAACGATGGCCGACAAGTGCGTGTACCGGTGGCCCACATGTCCATCGGACCTTCCGGGGCAGGAGGTGAAAAAAAGTTGTACTTCCTCCTAACGGGAGCAGCCACCCTTTGTGGGGGAGTATAT GCTTACCGAACCGTCAAGGGCGACCAAAAAAGATATGAGGAACGCATGGAAGAACTTTCATCCAGACCACACAAAGCAGCCGCACACAAAACCATACCCGCCGCATCAGAGCCTCCTG CTGCGGCAGCCAATGAGACAGAGT CCGTCCCTGAGGCTGCTGCACCTGAagctgaggctgctgcacctgaagctgaggctgctgcacccgaggctgaggctgctgcaccCGAGGCTGAGGTTGCTGCACCTGAagctgaggctgctgcaccAGAGGCCCCACCTTCACCTGTGGAGCCGATCCCTCCAGCTCCTGATGCTGAAGCAGCGGCTCCCAGTGAAACAGCTGAACCTCCCCCAG CAGAGGAGCATGCAGTTGAAGCCTCcccagaagaagcagcagagccACCGGCTGCACCTGTAGTGGAGGAGG CTCCATCAGTGGACTCCACCCTTGCCTATCCAAAGGTGCCCTCACACGCCCCCTACCTCCTGATTGGTGGAGGCACGGCCTCTTTTGCTGCTGCCCGGTCTATTCGAGCCAGAGACCCCGGTGCCAAG GTATTAATTGTGACTGCCGAGCCAGACCTTCCATACATGAGACCACCTCTTTCCAAGGAACTGTGGTTCTCTGACGACGCCAGTGTGACAGAAACGCTGCGGTTCAAACAGTggaatggaaaagaaagaag TATCTACTTCCAGCCGCCATCATTCTACATTCCAGCAGAAGAATTGGAAAGTGCAGAGAATGGGGGAGTGGCTGTTCTCACTGGCAAAAAG GTTGTTCACATGGATGTGAGagggaacaaaataaaactggacGATGATACTGAGATTTCATACGACAAGTGTTTGATTGCCACAG GCGGAATACCGAGAAATCTGCAGGCCATtgaaagagcaggagaggaggtgatgaagaggacaaCTCTGTTCCGCAAG gtggaTGACTTCAAATCTTTGGACAAAGTCTCCAGAAACTCCAAGTCCATCACAATCATTGGAGGCGGCTTCTTGGGCAGCGAGCTGGCCTGTGCCCTCGGCAGGAGAT cAACCGAGGCTGATCTGGAAGTGATACAGATGTTCCCCGAGAAGGGAAACATGGGAAAAGTGCTGCCTGAGTATCTGAGTAACTGGACAACAGAAAAAGTCAAGAGAG AGGGCGTCAAAGTCATCTCGGAAGCTTTGGTGAAATCTGTGACCCACAAAGATGATAAACTAGAAATCCAACTGAAGGATGGCCGATTA GTGACAACTGATCACATTGTCGCAGCCGTTGGCCTGGAGCCCAATGTTGACCTGGCCAAGTCAGCAGGTCTGGAGGTGGACTCAGACTTTGGTGGCTTTCGGGTCAATGCAGAGCTGCAAGCAAGATCTAATATTTGGGTG GCAGGAGATGCTGCATGTTTCTACGACATCAGACTGGGCCGCAGACGAGTGGAGCACCACGATCACGCTGTCGTGAGTGGTAGACTGGCAGGAGAGAACATGACGGGAGCAAACAAACCCTACTGGCATCAGTCTATGTTCTG GAGTGACCTGGGGCCCGATGTGGGCTATGAGGCCATTGGGATTGTTGACAGTAGCCTGCCAACAGTAGGGGTGTTTGCCAAAGCCACTGCCAAGGACACGCCTAAAGCTGCTACGGAGAAATCAG GAACTGGGATCCGCTCAGAAAGTGAAACGGAGGACACGGCCATCAGCCCGGTGGCCTCCTCAACACCTGCTCCCACCGTGGGGCAGCACAGAGACAACTATGGCAAAGGAGTCATCTTCTACCTGCGAGACAAGGTGGTGGTGGGCATCATCCTTTGGAACGTGTTCAACAGAATGCCCATTGCAAGGAAG ATTATCAAGGATGGAGAGGAGCATGCAGATCTAAACGAAGTGGCCAAGCTGTTCAACATCCACGAGGATTAG
- the aifm1 gene encoding apoptosis-inducing factor 1, mitochondrial isoform X4, protein MLKCRTAWRKLAPLARASSTLCRHNVRRAGLNDGRQVRVPVAHMSIGPSGAGGEKKLYFLLTGAATLCGGVYAYRTVKGDQKRYEERMEELSSRPHKAAAHKTIPAASEPPAAAANETESVPEAAAPEAEAAAPEAEAAAPEAEAAAPEAEVAAPEAEAAAPEAPPSPVEPIPPAPDAEAAAPSETAEPPPAPSVDSTLAYPKVPSHAPYLLIGGGTASFAAARSIRARDPGAKVLIVTAEPDLPYMRPPLSKELWFSDDASVTETLRFKQWNGKERSIYFQPPSFYIPAEELESAENGGVAVLTGKKVVHMDVRGNKIKLDDDTEISYDKCLIATGGIPRNLQAIERAGEEVMKRTTLFRKVDDFKSLDKVSRNSKSITIIGGGFLGSELACALGRRSTEADLEVIQMFPEKGNMGKVLPEYLSNWTTEKVKREGVKVISEALVKSVTHKDDKLEIQLKDGRLVTTDHIVAAVGLEPNVDLAKSAGLEVDSDFGGFRVNAELQARSNIWVAGDAACFYDIRLGRRRVEHHDHAVVSGRLAGENMTGANKPYWHQSMFWSDLGPDVGYEAIGIVDSSLPTVGVFAKATAKDTPKAATEKSGTGIRSESETEDTAISPVASSTPAPTVGQHRDNYGKGVIFYLRDKVVVGIILWNVFNRMPIARKIIKDGEEHADLNEVAKLFNIHED, encoded by the exons ATGCTGAAATGTAGGACTGCGTGGAGGAAGCTTGCACCTCTAGCTAGAGCCTCGTCAACTCTGTGCAGGCACAACGTGAGAAGAGCAG GGTTGAACGATGGCCGACAAGTGCGTGTACCGGTGGCCCACATGTCCATCGGACCTTCCGGGGCAGGAGGTGAAAAAAAGTTGTACTTCCTCCTAACGGGAGCAGCCACCCTTTGTGGGGGAGTATAT GCTTACCGAACCGTCAAGGGCGACCAAAAAAGATATGAGGAACGCATGGAAGAACTTTCATCCAGACCACACAAAGCAGCCGCACACAAAACCATACCCGCCGCATCAGAGCCTCCTG CTGCGGCAGCCAATGAGACAGAGT CCGTCCCTGAGGCTGCTGCACCTGAagctgaggctgctgcacctgaagctgaggctgctgcacccgaggctgaggctgctgcaccCGAGGCTGAGGTTGCTGCACCTGAagctgaggctgctgcaccAGAGGCCCCACCTTCACCTGTGGAGCCGATCCCTCCAGCTCCTGATGCTGAAGCAGCGGCTCCCAGTGAAACAGCTGAACCTCCCCCAG CTCCATCAGTGGACTCCACCCTTGCCTATCCAAAGGTGCCCTCACACGCCCCCTACCTCCTGATTGGTGGAGGCACGGCCTCTTTTGCTGCTGCCCGGTCTATTCGAGCCAGAGACCCCGGTGCCAAG GTATTAATTGTGACTGCCGAGCCAGACCTTCCATACATGAGACCACCTCTTTCCAAGGAACTGTGGTTCTCTGACGACGCCAGTGTGACAGAAACGCTGCGGTTCAAACAGTggaatggaaaagaaagaag TATCTACTTCCAGCCGCCATCATTCTACATTCCAGCAGAAGAATTGGAAAGTGCAGAGAATGGGGGAGTGGCTGTTCTCACTGGCAAAAAG GTTGTTCACATGGATGTGAGagggaacaaaataaaactggacGATGATACTGAGATTTCATACGACAAGTGTTTGATTGCCACAG GCGGAATACCGAGAAATCTGCAGGCCATtgaaagagcaggagaggaggtgatgaagaggacaaCTCTGTTCCGCAAG gtggaTGACTTCAAATCTTTGGACAAAGTCTCCAGAAACTCCAAGTCCATCACAATCATTGGAGGCGGCTTCTTGGGCAGCGAGCTGGCCTGTGCCCTCGGCAGGAGAT cAACCGAGGCTGATCTGGAAGTGATACAGATGTTCCCCGAGAAGGGAAACATGGGAAAAGTGCTGCCTGAGTATCTGAGTAACTGGACAACAGAAAAAGTCAAGAGAG AGGGCGTCAAAGTCATCTCGGAAGCTTTGGTGAAATCTGTGACCCACAAAGATGATAAACTAGAAATCCAACTGAAGGATGGCCGATTA GTGACAACTGATCACATTGTCGCAGCCGTTGGCCTGGAGCCCAATGTTGACCTGGCCAAGTCAGCAGGTCTGGAGGTGGACTCAGACTTTGGTGGCTTTCGGGTCAATGCAGAGCTGCAAGCAAGATCTAATATTTGGGTG GCAGGAGATGCTGCATGTTTCTACGACATCAGACTGGGCCGCAGACGAGTGGAGCACCACGATCACGCTGTCGTGAGTGGTAGACTGGCAGGAGAGAACATGACGGGAGCAAACAAACCCTACTGGCATCAGTCTATGTTCTG GAGTGACCTGGGGCCCGATGTGGGCTATGAGGCCATTGGGATTGTTGACAGTAGCCTGCCAACAGTAGGGGTGTTTGCCAAAGCCACTGCCAAGGACACGCCTAAAGCTGCTACGGAGAAATCAG GAACTGGGATCCGCTCAGAAAGTGAAACGGAGGACACGGCCATCAGCCCGGTGGCCTCCTCAACACCTGCTCCCACCGTGGGGCAGCACAGAGACAACTATGGCAAAGGAGTCATCTTCTACCTGCGAGACAAGGTGGTGGTGGGCATCATCCTTTGGAACGTGTTCAACAGAATGCCCATTGCAAGGAAG ATTATCAAGGATGGAGAGGAGCATGCAGATCTAAACGAAGTGGCCAAGCTGTTCAACATCCACGAGGATTAG